The Heyndrickxia vini genome contains a region encoding:
- a CDS encoding basic amino acid ABC transporter substrate-binding protein, with protein sequence MKKKTLKATLFSLVIGLLMLVSACGATEKATSGGTDSKEKQKLRVVTDAAYAPMESMDGDKIVGFDVDVLDAVLKEAGYDYELVHVGWDPLFVELKSKRADIGISSITIDEDRKQTYDFSVPYFESINKILVPEDSGIQSGADLKGKTIAVQNGTTGQAVAEGILGKNNKDIKKFENNVLAIMELLKGGADAVVADNAVVEEYVKNNPNKKLKVVTDSSFPSEFYGMMLPKGSKIKEDIDKAIKKVVENGTYANMYKKVFGSEPDLKELEKQY encoded by the coding sequence ATGAAGAAAAAGACATTGAAAGCTACTCTCTTTTCACTGGTTATTGGACTACTAATGCTTGTTTCAGCTTGTGGAGCAACTGAAAAAGCAACGAGTGGTGGAACTGATTCGAAGGAGAAACAGAAATTAAGAGTTGTAACAGACGCGGCTTATGCTCCGATGGAATCAATGGATGGGGATAAAATCGTAGGTTTCGATGTAGATGTTTTGGATGCGGTTTTGAAAGAGGCCGGGTATGATTATGAGCTTGTGCATGTAGGATGGGACCCATTATTTGTCGAGCTTAAAAGTAAAAGAGCTGATATTGGAATTTCATCGATCACCATTGATGAAGACCGAAAACAAACCTATGATTTCTCTGTACCATACTTTGAATCTATTAATAAAATCCTCGTCCCCGAAGATAGCGGCATTCAAAGTGGCGCTGATTTAAAAGGGAAAACAATTGCCGTGCAAAACGGAACAACAGGTCAAGCGGTTGCGGAAGGTATTCTTGGAAAAAACAATAAGGATATTAAGAAATTTGAAAACAATGTTTTAGCAATTATGGAGCTATTAAAAGGCGGAGCTGATGCTGTCGTGGCTGATAATGCAGTTGTCGAAGAATATGTAAAAAACAATCCAAACAAAAAACTAAAAGTAGTAACCGATTCTTCATTTCCATCCGAATTTTACGGAATGATGCTCCCGAAAGGAAGCAAAATTAAAGAAGATATTGATAAAGCGATTAAGAAAGTTGTCGAAAATGGAACATATGCAAACATGTATAAAAAAGTATTTGGTTCCGAGCCTGATCTTAAAGAACTTGAGAAACAGTATTAA
- a CDS encoding SpoIIE family protein phosphatase, translating to MTILLVDDNPVNLFVIEKILKSAGYSNCISLKSAIELFDYLQLDSLNPKYESVDLILLDIMMPEIDGIEACQRIQQVDVLKDIPIIFITAIDDTNKLAEALDVGGTDYITKPINKTELLARIRVALRLKYEKDWHKQQDEKLRNELDLATQVQRSLLNPPMKENKIQIQVSHLPSFKLAGDMYYWYKIDDHRYAVILFDMMGHGLSASLVCMFISSVLRESVARLVDPEHVIRDLNRYMTHLYNPKNVMNYYFTAIYLVIDTENKTVEYVNAGHPPGYAYIDEKDFHSLERGCCPVGLFEEFDVKKSTIQYEKSIQILLYTDGVIDANIPHEEKIINKMKALTEQKWEMNESPIHMVLPEEKHTNQPDDMCILMIKAE from the coding sequence ATGACAATTCTTCTAGTAGATGATAATCCAGTTAATCTTTTTGTAATTGAAAAAATACTAAAAAGTGCCGGTTATTCAAATTGTATTTCTCTTAAATCAGCAATCGAACTTTTTGATTATCTTCAGCTCGATTCTCTTAATCCTAAATACGAGTCAGTTGATTTAATCCTACTTGATATTATGATGCCGGAAATTGATGGTATTGAAGCTTGCCAACGAATTCAACAAGTAGATGTTCTTAAAGATATTCCAATTATCTTTATTACTGCCATCGATGATACGAATAAGTTAGCCGAGGCACTTGATGTAGGCGGTACAGATTATATTACAAAGCCTATTAATAAAACAGAGCTGCTCGCCCGCATTCGTGTAGCCCTTCGCTTAAAATATGAAAAAGATTGGCATAAACAACAAGATGAAAAACTCCGTAATGAATTGGACTTAGCTACACAAGTACAAAGAAGTTTGCTAAATCCTCCAATGAAAGAGAATAAAATTCAGATACAAGTTTCACATCTTCCATCATTTAAATTGGCAGGAGATATGTATTACTGGTATAAGATTGATGATCATCGATATGCCGTTATTTTGTTTGATATGATGGGACATGGTTTATCTGCATCGCTCGTTTGCATGTTCATATCTTCCGTATTACGAGAATCAGTAGCACGCCTTGTAGATCCAGAACATGTGATTAGGGATTTAAATCGTTATATGACACATCTTTATAATCCCAAAAACGTAATGAATTACTATTTTACAGCCATTTACCTTGTTATTGATACGGAAAACAAAACAGTTGAATATGTTAATGCGGGGCATCCGCCAGGTTATGCTTATATTGACGAAAAAGACTTTCACTCCCTTGAGCGAGGGTGCTGTCCTGTCGGTTTATTTGAGGAATTTGACGTCAAAAAATCTACCATTCAATATGAAAAAAGTATTCAGATTTTGCTGTATACTGATGGGGTAATTGATGCAAATATTCCTCATGAAGAAAAGATTATCAACAAAATGAAGGCACTTACAGAACAAAAATGGGAAATGAACGAATCACCTATACATATGGTACTTCCCGAAGAGAAGCATACGAATCAGCCAGATGATATGTGTATATTAATGATAAAAGCGGAATAG